A stretch of DNA from Lycium ferocissimum isolate CSIRO_LF1 chromosome 4, AGI_CSIRO_Lferr_CH_V1, whole genome shotgun sequence:
CCTCTGAAGTTTCAGTATCATCCCCTGGGAAACTTGGATGAGGATGCTGATCCTCGTAGCATGAAACAATCTACTCATTCTCAGTCTATAGTGCTGCACAATCCCCAGCATGGCCAATCAAAAGTTTTTGATCAGGTTTCTCATAGTCAGACCGAACTGGAAAAGGTGATATATGTGCTTAATGTAGTATACTTTTGAAGAGCCCTCAGTTTATATATCCTTGAACAACAATAAGAGGTGAATGTTCTTTGATCTACAGGGGCAGTTGTCTAATGTTTTGATGGATGGCATAGGCTCCAGTGAGGTGTATTGTCAAAGCAGGTTTCCTGGTGGTGTCTCTAATACTCCCGGGCTCTTCAACAGATCTCTTGACTTACATTCACCTAATAAAGTTGCGGAATCTAGGTAGTTAATTTCCTGATCCTCGGAACTTATTAGCAGTGGTCATGGGTACAAATTTTAATAGATCCTCTACGATTTAGATGTTCTTTTGTACATATCTTTCCCATGTATCTTAAAACCTTGTTGACTGTCAAGTTGAGCTGTATAAACTACTTTCcgatgccttttttttttttttctttttttttttttttgtttttttttttcttggcttcAATATTTAGACTGTTTCTGTTCTTGCAGTCGAAACATGCTACAGCTTATTCAGAAGGTGGACCAGTCGAGAGAGTGTGGTTCCGTGGCACAGTTCGGTAATTCTGAAATCAAAACATCATCTGAGATGCCTGAAGCAGAGGATTCTGATGAGTCTGTTGGTCGTCACCTGAGAAGTCAGTCTGCTGCTTCTCAAGGCTTTGGTCTACAACTTGGCCCTCCATCCCGACTTGCACCAGTCCGAAAGCATTCTTTGACATCTCAGAGCCCTATCCAAGCAGTTAGTTATTCACATTCAAGTCATGCTGCTGTTGAAACTGGTGAGAAGAATCAAGGACCGATGCGCCCCCCTCATCAGGCTCAATCCGTACTTTCACCTTCTGATCTAGCCCCGGAAGGATTGAAGAATAATAGATTTGGTATTCCAGGAAGTACCAACAATGTAACTTCTCCAGCATTTGATTCTCATTCTGGTTTTCCTTATATGGGAGGTCAGCTTAAAATTCCAAGTGTGGCTAGGACTACTGCACAAGTCTCAACAAACCAGTCCATGAGTGTATCATTTGATAAACATGCTTCCTGTCGTACAGAGAAAGGCGACTCGTGCAGAGGATCGGCAAATGGTCAATCTGTGGAGGCCTTGCCGGATGGGGCTGATACACAAGATAAGCCTATCCTCGCCGCAGGCAGGTCTCAATTAAGTAACACCAATGGTACAGTGGAAAGTATCTTTACCAATCAAGTTTCATCCCAAGAGCCTGTGTCAGTTTCTCAGGCATTAGCGTCTGGCATTGGTCAGGAGGGTATGTCTTCAAAAACGTTCTCCAGTATGTGGGCTACTTTTCCACCACCAAAGCAACCTTTTGGTGCTCAGTATGGCAAGGATCCTTCCCATATTTCTCAATCACATCAATTGAATATTGTGGAGTCATCATTATCTGCTCCAGAGAGGCAAATCGATCAATACTCTAATAGAGGAGGGAATTTCGCATCCCAGATGAGTATAAGCTCAGTGAATTCCTTGGTTTCTTCTGAAGGGGAAGAACTGCGAGTAAAGGAAACCCCTTCTCAGCAAATACCACTAAATGTTGACCTCATCCAGAAGATGAATGATTCACAGGGTAGAGAATCTATTGTCAAGCATACCTTGGGAGGATCTCCTGCGAATTCTGCATCTGTGCAGAGAGATATTGAAGCCTTTGGCCGATCTTTGAAGCCTAACAACCTTTCAAATCAGAACTATTCCCTATTAAACCAAATGCAGGCCATCAAACATGTGGAGATCGATCCAAGTAATAGGGCcttcaaaagaatgaaaggaGCACAGAGCAGTGCAGGTGCTCCTCAAGTTCCTCCTGGGGACACTGGAATGTTAGGATTCTCTGGGCCAGAGGATTTGCAAAGAAGCATTTCATCTCAACAAGGAAGGAAAATGACTCCTCAGGATGTACTTGCACTTCGTCAGGATGATTCTCAGAGCAGCGGTCACAGCAATAATACAAATTCTGTTAAGCCCGAACAAACTCAAAATGGTCCTCAGTTGGAGCCTTCCTGGTTTAATCAGCGCAGAACCTTAAAAAACGGGCAAATGTTACATATGTATGATGCACGTAGAGCTGCTGCAATGAAGACAGTGGAACAACCTTTCACTATTGGGAAGTCTTCCAGTAGTTTGCATGCACTTAGTCCTGTGCTGCAAGTAATACCTGCAACTTCTGATAGAAGTCCAATTGGGAATCTAGGGCCAAATTCTGTCCCCAGCTCTGCTGCAATTGAGCATTTTTCTTCCCCGACATTTCCAGTGAATGTTGGTCATCAGCACCTAATTTTGAAACCCATGAAGCGGAAACGTGCTACATCTGAACATACTCCTTGGCATAAAGAAGTTTCAGTGGATTCACGGAGCAGTCATACAATCAGGTTCGTATTATGTATAACAACTTCTTTAATAAATCTTCTTGCTTTCATGCTACTTAGCTGCTTCTCGATACCTCCTTGTAGTCTGTTGTTGTCTTCATTTTGGTTGCTCTATTAGTTCCAGCTTCATGCTGATGTGTTTTAACTTTCGCTTTGCAGCCTGGCAGAAAAAGCGTGGGCTAGAGCTGCTAATAGGCTTACTGAAAAGGTATAATGAACTGACTACTATAATCCCCTCGCTTTCAAAATTTGGTTGCCTTACATTTCTAACAGCCTGTATTTTTCTATTGTCAGGTTAAAGAAGGCATTGATTTTAATGAGGAAGGGGCACCACGGGTTAAAGCCAAACGAAGGGCTATATTGACCACTCAGCTTATGCAGCAACTACTCCCCCCTCCACCTGCTGCAATTCTTTCTGCAGAAGCTAATTCGGCGTATGAGAGTGTGGCTTACTCCATCTCTAGATCGGCATTGGGGGATGCATGCAGCACGGTCTGTTGCTCAAATGGTGATCTGAATATGCCTCGTGATGACAAAGAAGAGTGAGTTCTCTAGTTGCATGAAACTATTCAATCATGTCTATAACATTGTTCTTCTGATCCTAATGATATTCTAATGCACTTTGTAGACTTCCTGAAAAGTGCAATACATCGCAGAGGATTAATAAACATTATTTTGCCAAAGCTGTAGAAGAGTTAATGGGAAGAGCGAGGAGATTAGAAAGTGACTTTTTGAGGTAATGCTTGATGTTTCATTTTCAGGTTCTATATTTTGCTCCGGTAGTAATGTTTTTCCCGACAATTGTTTACTCTGCACGGCTATAGCAGATGTGTTTATTTAATATTATTCGTTGGCTCCAGAGGGACTATTGGTGGTGGTAGGGGAAAGATTTGTTggaggtaaaaaaaaattcctcttGAAGGAAATTGGAGTCTCTTGCCATGAAGTTGTCGAATAGGTTTGAGTTTCTGCTGTCAATATCACTATTAAGAGAATTTCTTGTTATAGGGAGGTAATCACATTTCCTCAATTTATAGAGCTCATGAGCTCTTCTGTTGCTTCAGACATTTCCGTCCTGCTGATATTTCTTCTCCTTCCGTTCTAGAATATAATCTTGAATCACGTCTCTTTTTACAAGTTATTTGTCATTTCTGTTGACTGCTGTCTTTGGCTCGCTAGTTAGTATATTAGGAGCTACATGTAATTGCTAAATAAAGGTCGATTTGCTAATTATGTAGAAACTACATGTAATGCTAAATTTTAACGATGGATTTGCAATCTCAGATTTCCAATGAACAATTTCAGAAATTCAAGGGTGTACTTTGTACTGCGATGGCTTTTTGCTTTCTGATCTAGCACATCTTAAAACATATAAAGCTGGTGGTAGGTCTATAACCATGATTTCCTACTCCATTAGAAAATGAGAGCAAAGTGCTAACTGCACTTATTGGTTGGTTACGTATACAAATGGACTTCTTATTAGGAAATCCACCCTTCTGAATTCTTTAACGTCTACTGTCATTTGACTTGCTATTAGTTCTTGGCAATTCATTCTATCTTTTGATGCCTTGTTTTTCTGTTAATATTATACAATTGTCTGCTTTACTAATTTCAGTTTCTATCTGAAAAAAAGTTATGTTAATTCTGCATGATTAGCCTGTTTGTTTTCTAATTTGTTGTTCCTCTGATCAGACTGGACAAGAGAGCATCAGTATTAGACGCGATGGTGGAAGGGCAAGACCAAGAGAAGTTTGCTGTTATCAATCGGTATGCGAAGTTTCTTGGTCGGGGACAATCTGATGGTATTCCTCAGAGATACGTCACTGCGCTTCCAATGCCAAAAAATCTCCCCAGTGGGGTGCACTGTCTTTCTCTATGATCacaaatgagttgaattttccCTGTGCTCTGTCATCAATTACCTCAATTTCCGGTAGAAATTTTGTCCTAGTCATGTACTAGTGCTAGCAAGAAGAAAATAGAACCACACAATCAGTATTGCTGAACAGACCCAGCTGTCACCTCAGATGCAACGGAGGCTGTCCAATCTTTTGCATGTAGGTCATTTATGTCATTATCAAGAAAATATAATTCATTTCATGTACATCTCTTCAAAGTTAGtcaaggggggaggggggagagACTAGGGTGCCCCATCATTTTTTGCCATAAGTGGGGAGAATACAAACCCTGTGCTTCTAAGCTGTTGATATGTAGTTGGTCAAACCTCTCCTTGCAGAATTGTGAAGGTTGCTATAATTGCTTTAGGCAGGTCCAGGGTATTTGTATTGGCATCATGATGCCTAGGCTCATAATTTATTCTGTTGATgcctctttattttttattttttgatgaagGTTAAACTTTCTCCTGATGGATCCCTCAACCATTTGTAGTTTTTAGAGTTAACAGCTGGAAACAGGCTAAGCCTAGCTTGTTCAGAACATAGTTTAGATGAAAAAGGTGCTTTTCGAATGGTTTGATATTTAATTATCCCTTTGTACAGAGGTTTAGCTCATGCCTGTACTTTTCCTTGTATGGTTTTTAATGTCCAACTGCTGGCCAGATGTTTATAACTTGTTTTGGTACTTCTTATAGTCTAAAATGTTGATATGTTCTCCGGTTATTCTGTAGAAACATACCTTATTCTCTGAGGGCTCCATCTCGTACCCTCCTTCCTCTTGCCACCCAACAACATTCTaggaaacaaaagagaaaagtGCCTCGTAACCTTTCTCGGAGGGCCATATGTTCTCGTCAGTGTTGTTTTGTCTTGTTTGGAATGAGCAAACAGCTGCTCGGTTTGAGATGTGTTTCTTCAATAGTAACTTTCCTTCAGCATAGCGTTGACGGCCCAGTAAAGAGGTTGATACTCGGATTGGGAAGAAGCTTTGGTTAGTTGGTTCATCAAATGTTTGAGCTGTTGATCTGCTTGCTTAGTTAGAGAATGTGGAAATGCGCATAGAAACTACAAAGAGATTAAGTCTTAAGTTATACAATGTAACCAAAAAATACATGAATGCCCAGCATGAGGGTGTTACTAAGCAATCAAAGCCTAATGGAATGTCATAGGAGATGCCGGGCAATGTACTGTTTAATCTACTTCATCATAGGCTGATAATATACCCTTTTTTAAGAATTGCATGCGTCTTATCATGTGTAAAAGAACCCATAGACGAGTTAAAGCAAGAGTAATACAGATTAAGTGACAATGAATTTTTTCAAATACGTTTGTGCAATTCATATCGTAAGCAACATTATTCAAATTTCTTTAAATTAGTCCAGGGGCGGATGTACCAGGAGCCCAGGGTGTTTAGCCGGACACCCTggacaaaaaattacagtgtatatttagggtaaattttatgtgtttatgtacatatattaacttttgaacaccctgaacatatattacagtgtatatttaggttCAATTATTTTTCCGAACACTctgagtgaaaatcctgaatccgccactGAATTAGTCTATGGCCAATTGTCAATGCCCaaacatttgaaaaaaaaatcacctatTGAGTTaaaaaattttatgcatgaaatCAAGAAATTGGCATCTCTGTAAAATTCATTTTTGTTGTGTATTGAAGCCTTATTTTGACTTGAGCAGTTCTACTCGACTTTCCGCTGGAAGAACTGCAGTTCCATAACTTACTGCTTCCAATActttttgatgttatttctATTAACTTTATCTTCAAAGCCCACATGATACGGTCAACCCTCTCTACAATGGCAGCATTTGTCTAAAAATTTCACGGCTGCTATAATTTGTTTGTACCAAAGTCCAAAGCGAGCCCCAATGCTATGTAGTTGAGGCTTCATGATATGGTAACATGCATCTCCTCACTTACCATAGCAAATAATTCACCTATCCTGTCAAGGGAAACACACAGttataaaatgatttacaaGAATAAAAAACTCATTCAAGACAAAGCGATACATTATATGACTTGTTGACTCCAATATCAATAGAAGCCAAGAAATGCAGAAGTTGATTCAGTATCAAAGATTGATAAATTCTAAAGTCCCACAGAATCACTTTACCTGAATCTATCAACATTGACTTCTGCAAGCCAGGTTGTTAAGTAAACCTACGATTCAAATATTTGATCAGTACAGACATAAAAAGGATGTGGAAACACCACTACCATTAGAGCAATTATGATATATTGCTcctttttgggttaaaaaagcgtgaattttatttatatattatgcaTCTGTACAAGATTGAGTGCTAAAAGTAGCACTAAAGTTGGTCCAGGTTCAATCATAACTAAGATATGCTACTCAATGTGCTGGTTGAGGGGTTTTTCCCAAAGTAACAATGACATATCTCACCATCAAGCCTTGGGTCTTTTGAAGCACTAGGGATGTAACTCAGTCTGCAATAATTCTAACAGCTACAGACACAAATAGGAGTAGGCACACAAATCTATTCCTAAAAGCATAACTTCATATACAACAGGTGACACAATACCTGGAGAACGTTCCTCTCCAATTGGCTACTTGATTGCATAGTGGTAGACTGAGAATTGCAGTTCTCTACCCTGGGCACGAGTTGCTTAAGAACCTCAGTTGAGTTTGAATTACATATGCGTAGATCATCAAACTCTCCCACATAGAACTCATCACTCCATTTCAGCCTGTCGACTTGTGAAAAATCCTCGGAACCAATGGAGCATATTTCCATCACTAGCAACCGCTGCAATTCACTCAACTTTCAAGAAGGCAATACAAATGGATAGAAGCTTTGTACCAATAAGGTGAAAAATGCCCCACTGTGGCTGATAAGATGAGAAAAGCACCTTTATATTTGTTTCTGACACAAACATCTGGAGCAGCTCCTCTGCTAGTTTCTCTGAAGTCATTAGAGAggaaaaattgtaattttttaaatacgTAGATAAAAAGAGTAGTTATTTATCGGTATCAGAACAATAGAAACCCAATGTTGAACTCCTTTTAGTTTAATGTGACATAAATCATGTATCCGATCGTGAAAGCTCAAGTCTATGTAGATTTGCCTCTCATGAagcaatatttatttagttAACCAAGGAGATTAAGGGTGACCGCCGAACCTTCTCAAAAAGCATGTTCAAAATCCTAAAACCAGGACAGGAAGACGATCAAAACTCCTGACCATTCAGGCATAAAATTTTACGTCTAGCATCTTATACCACATTGACTTCTTTTATAAGGAACAACTGAGGGCTACTTGCTtaggttttatgacttcttttcGTAAATAGGTTTTATATGATTACCTCTATTATAGCAAACTGTAAtaatccatttttgtttgattcAACTGTTAGATTGATAATCTAACTAATGCAGAAGCCTAGTGATGCATTCAAGAATTCGCTAGTCTGTATAGGGTGATGTATGGAAAGGGCGGGTTGACTGGTGAGCAAGCTACTGTTGTGCAGTCACCAAGTCCCCTTCTTCCCTTGGTCAAATAGGGTTATACAATTAAAATTGATTGTTGCATCGTCTAAATGAAATCATTGTCACTCTATCACTAACTAGATCATATTTCTctaaacaatatccataagGCATCCAGCCAATCCTCCGTTAATCATCCCAAAGCTAGGCATCTCTGTTGCATTAGTTCAAAGTTGTAGGCAGTTATTAGATGGAGTAGCATGTGTACATTGCAGAAAAATGTACAGCCAGCAGaggatcccccccccccccccttctctGGGGATATTTTAACCTACGTCTACCGTCCCCAAACAACCCTCCCAGGAGTAATACTGGCCCTTCCCCACTTTGCTCTCTTGGTGACTTGAACGGTTGGACCCCCAACCTCAATATTGGAGCGGAGGGTGCTTTCCACTTGACCAATCCTCTCTTGTCCCAGTGCACGTCCTTATTTTCATTAAACCAGTTGTAGTATACTGGAGCAAAAATTTTAATGAAAGCTCTGTGATAACCTTGTACTACTAACTAAGCAGATAATAAATTGAATAGTCATACTCACAGTATGAATTAGCATATGATAACCTTTAAACAAAACATTCCACTAGTGGGGATAGTCAGAAACTTGAAAAGGAAAAGCATACCGAAATCAAAGATTGACCAAAAGGTGAAAACAGGAATCCCATCACAATCACCAGCATCATTCTGATTTCCAGGGAAGCAAGAAAACTCAGTAAGTGGAGTGCCAGTTGTTCCTTTGAGATAACACCTCATAGATTTCGAAATATTGACCATCTGAGTTACAACAGCCACCTGTAGACAGCTAAATAGTCAGGCAATAAAAGGTCATGGCAATTCCATAGAAGTCACTTGAACCAAGAAAGTAAAATGCCGCGTCCAGTATCCCTGTCTCCTAAAAGGTCATAGCTTCAATACAGACATGTACGGAATAAGGTGCTGCCTAAGCAAGAGGTGATAGAAGGAGAATACAAGAACCTAGTCTAGGAGAGAAGTAAATTACTAGTGAATTGGTTTTGTCAATGAGTGAATGACATCACGCAAACAACTAagacctatgtatatatgtcctGATTCAGACTTGATTTTGCACCCTTGACTAAATGTATAGAACCAGCTTCCCAAGCAACCAAGCCTTTTGCCACATCAACTTATACACTGACACCTAGCTATACATATACTCTTAGAcagtaaatattttttcttattagtCAAAGCTTTTTGAGCCTAcaaaaattcacttatataattttgtcaaattagtaaaataattagtttttttggTCAGATAAGGTTAAGTAATGGATAAAGTCATACAACTATAGGTTTTGAGAGTGTGACCTCAAGGACGTCGGACGTTCTAAGTATGACATAATTGCAGTTCTGGATGTCAAACAAGAACAGATAAGCATGGAAGGCACATGCAGATAAAAACTTCAAAAGACCAGAAGAGATGTACGTTTGTTGCTTTTACTACAATTAGCATCAAAGGAACTTGAGCCAGGATCTAAACTAAACAACAGCTACGTTGTTCACCTAGAAATACATAACACAACCACTGGCCTTCCAAATACGTGggattataaaagtaaaattgtGCCTAATTAGTCATTCAAACTGTAGAGGAGGCATACATAACTATCTATTCctgtattttttatttagtcATTCAAACTGTTGACAGATACATATCTATTTGTTCCTCTACTTTATTTAGGGATGTTCCCCTTCTGAACATAAGAGAGGGTTGAACAAAATAGGGCGCATTTAAAAATAACACAGTTATGGAACATGTAAGAAACCTGAACTAATAAAGAAGATGTTAAGCATGATAGAGGGAGATACAGACAGGTTCAGATGTCTTAATAACATAAAATGATATTCAGGTCCTGATAAGCAGAAAAGAACACAGTAGAAAATTCAtctttgataaaaaaaattgtttaccAACTTTACTCAAAGTAGCAAACGAATCATAGACACATTTATGAAGCGAATCCGCAAATTTGTAGTGTGCATACCATATCTTTGTAAGATGACAAGAGCTTACTCCTATTAGTCTCCTGAAAAATGAAGACAGCTGTGAGAAGTTACTCAGAGTGCTGTTTGATTTTGTAATTAAACAGAGACGGGCTCGCCATTCTACTTTTACATACTCCTTTCCGATCACACTTGACTAATTAAATAATGAGGAAACCCTCTGAGGTGCAATCAGAAAATATTTCCAGCATAATCTGAAATATACTTTTTTCGAGACTAAAGTCTACTGAGTAACTTACATTCACAAGGCCctttctatttcctttatagGACGACAATCACAGACAAGATTTTTCTTGAGAACCGAGAAATCCCTGAGCTATGCACGGTTCAAAACACAGTggaacaatcacaaacaagatattttattctctttttataAGGACAATCAGAAACAAGATTTAGGATGCTCCACATGACAAGCAACCAAACAACATTAATTTAGCAACAAAAATCGTTTAGAAATTTATCAGTTGGAAGGTGCTGATATACTCTCGGTACATTTAGGCTTTATGGAGAGTGCAAATAGCCAGCTTCTGGGACAGGGCAAATTGAAGCCAAAAAAACAAACGGGCAAAAGGGAAATTACTGTAATCACCTGCTGCTTGAACAATTTTCTACATGCTTTTTTACGTATATCAGGCATCTCTTTCAAAATACCCAACTCCATTGCATCCATATACCTGCACCAAATCTCCAATAGAGGACATTCAGAATCACATATAATTCAACATTAGAAATTGTTAGATCCTACATTAGTTGAGGTTATGAGTTTTGTAATCACCTGAGTTAGGCCCAAGGTCAAATTTCATAAAAGAAATCACATTGATCACaacacaaattcaaaatttctCTTCAATACTATTCCGTCCTAAAAACGCATGCCACTATTACTATCTGTAGAGTCAAGACagttttttttaacaaaatttttgggcatttaagaaatattttaaCTACACCGATTGTGATTTATAgaacatttatgtaattttgttTACCTATTCGGACCCGTTTGGcaatgagaattattcactttttttacggaaatcttttttcactttatttgaaaatcagctgttggccatgaaaattccaaataaaatttgaaaatcagcgAATTTAGCAAACACCAAAAATCCTATTTTCagttttttcactttcagtacattcaaacaactaaatatttgtataaccaaacacaactccaacttcaaaaattccaaatttcacttttttcactttcagtaccctattttcacttttttcactttcagtacattcaaacaactaaatattcgtataaccaaacacaactccaacttcaaaaattccaaatttaaagtgaaaaatgttaggtttctatggccaaacgcctacttaaacACTTGTTTGAAGTGTTGTTACCTTTGGGAGAGATAGGAATTTACTACTGAGGTAGCGTAAAATCGAGCAGTAGATGATAAGTCAAGCCAT
This window harbors:
- the LOC132052367 gene encoding uncharacterized protein LOC132052367; protein product: MESKVLPPAPSISGFPSYSGHWNLQSPAAKSPAPATTPLSGQEIRRWRPAAQRNLRNQWSKLASLRTQWLDLSSTARFYATSVVNSYLSQRYMDAMELGILKEMPDIRKKACRKLFKQQETNRSKLLSSYKDMVAVVTQMVNISKSMRCYLKGTTGTPLTEFSCFPGNQNDAGDCDGIPVFTFWSIFDFEKLAEELLQMFVSETNIKRLLVMEICSIGSEDFSQVDRLKWSDEFYVGEFDDLRICNSNSTEVLKQLVPRVENCNSQSTTMQSSSQLERNVLQVYLTTWLAEVNVDRFRIGELFAMVSEEMHVTIS
- the LOC132052364 gene encoding uncharacterized protein LOC132052364, which gives rise to MPGNEVRDRVHNFFAQDSLSQGQHHSPVVDGNLPAPGNILGVGSQRQIGGLSSNTYNLQNSDTTRGRSSYPLNLQRGLDSAQSTSWAEFSRSQQPNVNGNMYGNQYYQTRQDESSFLAVNTGSNQCNLASGGSSFLELQRGAGPEQQARGPVRSEPSGSPVSFDLFGGQQMNCQQANLLQSLQRQQPGLNEMQQLQQQVMFMKMQELQRQQQLPQLDAGPQSLLNQVPPVPKVASGNHSPASINGTTNPGGVNFALATELGNTNWLQRGSPGLQGSANGFNPTNYGQAQRLMGLIPQHIDQSLYGIPVANSRGSMGQLPQVGTEKPAVQPIPTFSASFQVNECAELSDQVSGQDGTSIHRQSLQGESFFSHSVSQALSNVINAENLQQANNMQKGSALQDLCGRLDLTIPAETSQEKAAAQAFSPQSEVGLDPTEEKILFGSDDNIWGAFSKSPNRNEEGGNLFDSAGLQGGSWSALMQSAVAVSSTSDAGPQEEWSGLNFHSAEIPSGNQNLMYNSGKHKASSAEDKLPLAPSLNSFSARPSDSTNMNNSCHNVQGHRFPYERGQNLQANSQRPVQSSDGGSKWSDFGPLQMSVAEASQIFSNTSHPLDTEMISRRGSSTLTPELGGARQLWMKPASWGVLGSAVPSGDAALSILSENSSKRLQDNNQKKFLEDEVFFGGVALKSSPRRDSAVDMEHVGSSMASPQGNSEVFSSYHSATIPSSSTTKGGEETSRSFQNNQSNYWKKADLIKSNVSEGLGFLQHHVMKDNQVLHSSPTKEFRMHEMENSDKKDNLNDSHQSNLHPHSSAGGVRENASSGASDSRCLLMGKQKLSDQGGQKNSWPLKFQYHPLGNLDEDADPRSMKQSTHSQSIVLHNPQHGQSKVFDQVSHSQTELEKGQLSNVLMDGIGSSEVYCQSRFPGGVSNTPGLFNRSLDLHSPNKVAESSRNMLQLIQKVDQSRECGSVAQFGNSEIKTSSEMPEAEDSDESVGRHLRSQSAASQGFGLQLGPPSRLAPVRKHSLTSQSPIQAVSYSHSSHAAVETGEKNQGPMRPPHQAQSVLSPSDLAPEGLKNNRFGIPGSTNNVTSPAFDSHSGFPYMGGQLKIPSVARTTAQVSTNQSMSVSFDKHASCRTEKGDSCRGSANGQSVEALPDGADTQDKPILAAGRSQLSNTNGTVESIFTNQVSSQEPVSVSQALASGIGQEGMSSKTFSSMWATFPPPKQPFGAQYGKDPSHISQSHQLNIVESSLSAPERQIDQYSNRGGNFASQMSISSVNSLVSSEGEELRVKETPSQQIPLNVDLIQKMNDSQGRESIVKHTLGGSPANSASVQRDIEAFGRSLKPNNLSNQNYSLLNQMQAIKHVEIDPSNRAFKRMKGAQSSAGAPQVPPGDTGMLGFSGPEDLQRSISSQQGRKMTPQDVLALRQDDSQSSGHSNNTNSVKPEQTQNGPQLEPSWFNQRRTLKNGQMLHMYDARRAAAMKTVEQPFTIGKSSSSLHALSPVLQVIPATSDRSPIGNLGPNSVPSSAAIEHFSSPTFPVNVGHQHLILKPMKRKRATSEHTPWHKEVSVDSRSSHTISLAEKAWARAANRLTEKVKEGIDFNEEGAPRVKAKRRAILTTQLMQQLLPPPPAAILSAEANSAYESVAYSISRSALGDACSTVCCSNGDLNMPRDDKEELPEKCNTSQRINKHYFAKAVEELMGRARRLESDFLRLDKRASVLDAMVEGQDQEKFAVINRYAKFLGRGQSDGIPQRYVTALPMPKNLPSGVHCLSL